Proteins encoded together in one Macadamia integrifolia cultivar HAES 741 chromosome 8, SCU_Mint_v3, whole genome shotgun sequence window:
- the LOC122085984 gene encoding FCS-Like Zinc finger 3-like — protein sequence MEGSTRRLTFIEEEDGLASLADMEAGFSGNRHFPLLMKSSGFSASMRRRGSYKALSSPRFYESSRFEEHHQQPHFLESCNLCNKPLRDNRDIFMYRGDTPFCSEECRQEQIEMDEAKETNWNLSSGSVKALRKEQKKKTSSTSGKTQNYSVRTGTVAAA from the exons ATGGAAGGTAGTACAAGAAGACTCACttttattgaagaagaagatggtctTGCTTCTCTTGCGGATATGGAAGCCGGGTTCTCAGGGAATCGTCATTTCCCGCTTCTAATGAAATCGTCTGGCTTCAGTGCTTCGATGAGAAGAAGGGGTAGCTACAAGGCTCTCTCTTCTCCGAGATTCTATGAAAGTAGTAGATTCGAAGAGCATCATCAGCAGCCTCATTTCCTTGAATCTTGTAACCTCTGCAACAAGCCTCTCCGTGATAATAGAGACATCTTCATGTACAG AGGGGACACTCCATTCTGTAGCGAAGAGTGCAGGCAAGAGCAGATAGAGATGGATGAAGCTAAGGAGACGAACTGGAATCTCTCTTCTGGTTCAGTGAAGGCACTTAGGaaggagcagaagaagaaaacttcTTCTACTTCAGGCAAAACCCAAAATTATTCTGTACGGACGGGCACCGTCGCTGCTGCTTGA